The following proteins come from a genomic window of Diceros bicornis minor isolate mBicDic1 chromosome 4, mDicBic1.mat.cur, whole genome shotgun sequence:
- the CERS2 gene encoding ceramide synthase 2, which produces MLQTLYDYFWWERLWLPVNLTWADLEDRDGRVYAKASDLYITLPLALLFLIIRYFFELYVATPLAALLNVKEKTRLRAPPNPTLEHFYMTSGKQPKQVEVELLSRRSGLSGRQVERWFRRRRNQDRPSLLKKFREASWRFTFYLIAFIAGMAVIVDKPWFYDMRKVWEGYPIQSTIPSQYWYYMIELSFYWSLLFSIASDVKRKDFKEQIIHHVTTIILISFSWLANYIRAGTLIMALHDSSDYLLESAKMFNYAGWKNTCNNIFIVFAIVFIITRLVILPFWILHCTLVYPLELYPAFFGYYFFNSMMGVLQLLHIFWAYLILRMAHKFITGKLVEDERSDREETESSEGEEAATGGGAKSRPLANGHPILNNNHRKND; this is translated from the exons ATGCTCCAGACCTTGTATGACTACTTCTGGTGGGAACGGCTGTGGCTGCCTGTGAACTTAACCTGGGCTGATCTCGAAGACCGAGATGGACGTGTCTACGCCAAAGCCTCAGACCTCTATATCACACTACCCCTGGCCTTGCTCTTCCTCATCATTCGATACTTCTTTGAGCT TTATGTGGCTACACCACTGGCTGCCCTCCTGAACGTAAAGGAGAAGACTCGGCTGCGGGCACCGCCCAACCCCACCTTGGAGCATTTCTACATGACCAGCGGCAAGCAGCCCAAACAA GTGGAGGTAGAGCTTTTGTCACGGCGGAGTGGGCTCTCTGGCCGCCAGGTAGAGCGCTGGTTCCGCCGCCGCCGTAACCAGGACCGGCCTAGTCTCCTCAAGAAGTTCCGAGAAGCCAG TTGGAGATTCACATTTTACCTGATTGCTTTCATTGCTGGCATGGCCGTCATTGTGGAT AAACCCTGGTTCTATGACATGAGGAAAGTTTGGGAGGGATATCCCATACAG agCACCATCCCTTCCCAGTATTGGTACTACATGATTGAACTTTCTTTCTACTGGTCCCTGCTCTTCAGCATTGCCTCTGATGTCAAGCGAAAG GACTTCAAGGAACAGATCATCCACCATGTGACCACCATCATCCTCAtcagcttctcctggctggccAATTACATCCGAGCGGGGACTCTTATCATGGCTCTGCATGACTCTTCAGACTACCTGCTAGAG TCAGCCAAGATGTTTAACTATGCGGGATGGAAAAACACCTGCAACAACATCTTCATCGTCTTCGCCATTGTCTTCATCATCACCCGACTGGTCATCCTGCCCTTCTG GATCCTCCATTGCACCTTGGTGTACCCACTGGAGCTCTATCCTGCCTTCTTTGGCTACTACTTCTTCAATTCCATGATGGGAGTGCTACAGCTGCTGCATATCTTCTGGGCCTACCTCATTTTGCGCATGGCCCACAAGTTCATAACTGGAAAG CTGGTAGAAGATGAACGCAGTGACCGGGAAGAAACAGAGAGCTCAGAGGGGGAGGAGGCTGCAACTGGGGGAGGAGCAAAGAGCCGGCCCCTAGCCAATGGCCACCCTATCCTCAATAACAACCATCGTAAGAATGACTGA